The following are encoded together in the Haloarcula rubripromontorii genome:
- a CDS encoding UPF0058 family protein, producing MKKQELIHLHSLLAQVQHHYEHEADTNVQHDLYADLGVKPTSIHKSKTDHKEAVFALASGLTDAMSEEADEPQALTAD from the coding sequence ATGAAGAAGCAAGAGCTCATTCACCTTCACAGCCTTCTCGCGCAGGTACAACACCACTACGAGCACGAGGCGGACACGAACGTCCAGCACGACCTGTACGCTGACCTTGGCGTGAAACCGACATCGATCCACAAATCCAAGACAGATCATAAGGAAGCGGTGTTTGCGCTCGCTTCCGGACTGACGGATGCGATGTCCGAGGAAGCCGACGAACCGCAGGCGCTGACTGCCGACTGA
- a CDS encoding DUF7266 family protein, which yields MSLDRLLSDSRGVSPAVTQALTIGITSLLVTGLLIGGSQMVDSQRERVTEEALENVGDGIARDLIRLDAFDTETLNSTVSFRATYPERIADQSYNVEVTGDASRTRVYVNASGLNRYAVVRFENETNVCPSVVSSGPLAVSYNATADCMEVTRG from the coding sequence ATGAGCCTTGACCGACTGCTGTCTGACAGCCGCGGCGTCTCGCCCGCGGTCACGCAGGCGCTCACTATCGGCATCACGTCCCTCCTGGTGACTGGCCTCCTTATCGGTGGGAGCCAGATGGTCGACTCACAGCGTGAGCGCGTGACGGAGGAAGCTCTGGAGAACGTCGGTGATGGTATCGCGCGCGACCTGATTCGTCTGGATGCGTTCGATACTGAGACCCTCAATTCGACAGTGTCGTTTCGTGCGACATACCCGGAACGGATCGCCGATCAGTCGTACAATGTCGAGGTCACTGGAGATGCATCACGCACGCGCGTGTACGTGAACGCATCAGGGTTGAATCGGTACGCTGTCGTCCGGTTCGAGAATGAAACTAACGTCTGCCCGTCTGTCGTCTCCAGCGGCCCGCTGGCGGTCTCGTATAATGCGACAGCCGACTGTATGGAGGTGACGCGTGGATGA
- a CDS encoding DUF7289 family protein, producing MIPLPSSGHDRGVSDLLAFTLTFSIIITGIALVTLGGLGAFDAIQQGATTDVAETSMIGFAETTDDHIQSGAPRRTTSMKLQGHGLSIRPSTLNVTVDGQSTNISTGAFIRETDSGTDIVYTSGAVYRVQEEGLVVSRKPSFRCTPDSGSVYLSVLSLDGQTDFSSSSRVTIETTIQNKTLVSPRAGKSPSATTVSVNVSRTAYPDAWHRLFEEELSHWSAHSEPHTYQCTGISRAVVHNTSVDVRTIT from the coding sequence ATGATCCCGCTACCGTCAAGCGGTCATGACCGCGGTGTGTCCGACCTGCTCGCGTTTACGCTCACGTTCAGTATCATCATCACCGGGATCGCGCTGGTGACGCTCGGTGGGCTCGGTGCCTTCGACGCCATTCAACAGGGAGCGACGACTGATGTCGCCGAAACGTCGATGATTGGGTTCGCGGAGACGACGGACGACCATATCCAGAGCGGCGCTCCACGACGAACCACGAGTATGAAACTACAGGGCCATGGACTCTCCATCCGGCCGTCAACCCTGAACGTAACTGTTGACGGGCAGTCAACGAACATTTCCACCGGAGCGTTCATCCGGGAAACCGATTCGGGAACTGATATTGTCTACACCAGCGGTGCTGTGTACCGGGTTCAGGAGGAGGGCCTAGTTGTCTCACGGAAACCTAGCTTTCGGTGTACTCCCGATAGTGGCAGTGTCTACCTTTCTGTCCTTTCGCTTGACGGACAGACGGATTTCTCGTCGTCGAGCCGCGTCACGATCGAGACCACTATCCAGAACAAAACACTTGTTTCGCCACGGGCTGGCAAGTCGCCTTCCGCAACAACCGTCTCAGTCAACGTCTCGAGGACTGCGTATCCGGATGCGTGGCACCGGCTGTTCGAGGAGGAACTATCGCACTGGTCGGCCCACTCGGAACCGCATACGTACCAGTGTACTGGCATCAGCCGCGCTGTTGTCCACAATACGTCGGTCGATGTCCGGACTATCACCTGA
- a CDS encoding translation initiation factor eIF-1A, which yields MSDDSGRRNLRMPTSDEMFAVVTEHLGGNHVRIRCEDGETRLGRIPGRMKFRTWINEDDIVLAEPWDWQDEKANIEWRYKGQDADQLRSEGHIDSLTA from the coding sequence GTGAGCGACGATTCAGGGCGGCGGAATCTCCGCATGCCTACAAGTGACGAGATGTTTGCAGTGGTAACAGAGCACCTTGGCGGGAATCACGTCCGTATTCGCTGCGAGGACGGCGAAACTCGACTCGGTCGAATTCCGGGCCGAATGAAGTTCCGTACTTGGATTAACGAGGACGACATCGTCCTCGCTGAACCGTGGGACTGGCAAGACGAGAAGGCCAACATTGAATGGCGCTACAAGGGGCAAGACGCTGACCAGCTCCGTTCGGAAGGCCACATTGACTCGCTGACCGCCTGA
- a CDS encoding pyridoxal phosphate-dependent aminotransferase encodes MTFEPADRVDSVPPSGIRRFFELAEEMDDIISLGVGEPDFSAPWAAREAAIASLERGQTSYTANRGKRALRERIADYEAATHNLQYDPDEEILVTAGASEGLDLAFRALLNPGDSIAIAQPCYVSYVPGATFAGIDVIDVPTRAEDEFKLTREVLESSDAAEADALVYCYPNNPTGATMTAEEMASVAAFCRENDLLVFADEIYADLTYEHDHTSIATLPGMRERTVVFNGFSKAFAMTGFRLGYAMAPPEAIEAMNRIHQYSMLSAPTTAQHAAMEALDNCRDEVTEMAAQYDRRRKYVLTRFEEMGLDCFPAAGAFYAFPECPWDDAGEFAESLLQEKRVAVVPGTAFGEGGSGHLRVSYATGLDDLKEAMARIESFLN; translated from the coding sequence ATGACGTTCGAGCCAGCGGACAGGGTCGACAGCGTGCCGCCCTCGGGCATCCGTCGATTCTTCGAACTGGCCGAGGAGATGGACGACATCATCTCGCTCGGTGTCGGTGAACCGGACTTTTCTGCCCCGTGGGCGGCCCGTGAAGCCGCTATCGCGTCGCTCGAACGCGGCCAGACCTCCTACACCGCCAACCGCGGCAAGCGGGCGCTCCGGGAACGCATCGCGGACTACGAAGCGGCGACACACAACCTGCAGTACGACCCTGACGAGGAAATCCTCGTCACCGCGGGTGCGAGTGAGGGCCTCGACCTCGCCTTTCGGGCGCTGCTGAACCCCGGCGATTCGATTGCGATTGCCCAGCCATGCTACGTCTCCTACGTCCCCGGCGCAACGTTCGCAGGCATTGACGTCATCGATGTTCCGACCCGCGCGGAAGACGAGTTCAAACTCACCCGGGAGGTGCTGGAGTCGTCCGATGCGGCCGAGGCCGACGCCCTCGTGTACTGCTACCCAAACAATCCGACCGGAGCGACGATGACTGCCGAGGAGATGGCGTCTGTTGCGGCCTTTTGCCGCGAAAACGACCTCCTCGTGTTCGCCGACGAGATCTACGCCGACCTCACGTACGAACATGACCACACGTCTATCGCTACCCTTCCCGGGATGCGTGAGCGGACCGTCGTGTTCAACGGCTTCTCGAAGGCCTTTGCGATGACGGGGTTCAGGCTGGGGTACGCGATGGCCCCGCCAGAGGCTATCGAGGCGATGAACCGAATCCATCAGTACTCGATGCTTTCGGCCCCGACAACGGCTCAGCACGCCGCTATGGAGGCACTCGACAACTGCCGTGACGAGGTCACGGAGATGGCCGCGCAGTACGACCGCCGACGGAAGTACGTCCTCACGCGCTTCGAAGAAATGGGACTCGACTGCTTCCCGGCGGCTGGGGCGTTCTACGCGTTCCCGGAGTGTCCCTGGGACGATGCCGGTGAGTTTGCCGAGAGTCTGCTTCAGGAAAAGCGAGTCGCGGTCGTCCCCGGCACAGCCTTCGGCGAGGGTGGATCAGGTCACCTACGAGTGTCGTACGCGACGGGCCTCGACGATCTGAAAGAAGCGATGGCCCGGATCGAGTCGTTTCTTAATTGA
- the dhaK gene encoding dihydroxyacetone kinase subunit DhaK has translation MKKLINDAETVVDEMLDGMVAAYPDTVRRLPDTQVLVRDGAPVDDKVAVVSGGGSGHEPTHAGYLGEGMLDGAAAGEVFTSPTADELEAMVDACDSGAGVLLVIKNYEGDVMNFETAGEMVEMEGTEVAEVVVDDDVAVEDSLYTSGRRGVCGTILVHKAAGAKAAEGADLDEVQRVAQKVVDNVGTMGMALTSCVTPEKGEPTFDLGEDEIELGIGIHGEPGVERTEAMSADEITEELTEAVLDDLELDAGQEVVTIVNGMGGTPQMELFVVNRRLQELLGERNIETWDAWVGDYMTSLDMAGCSITICAVDEELKSLLDAPAETPALTVR, from the coding sequence ATGAAGAAGCTCATCAACGACGCGGAGACGGTCGTCGACGAGATGCTCGACGGGATGGTCGCGGCGTATCCCGACACCGTTCGCCGGTTACCTGACACGCAAGTGCTGGTCCGGGATGGCGCGCCGGTCGACGACAAGGTCGCGGTCGTCAGCGGCGGCGGGAGCGGTCACGAACCGACACACGCCGGCTATCTGGGCGAGGGAATGCTCGACGGTGCAGCGGCGGGAGAAGTGTTCACCTCCCCGACAGCCGACGAACTCGAGGCGATGGTCGACGCCTGCGATAGCGGCGCGGGCGTCCTGCTGGTCATCAAGAACTACGAGGGGGACGTGATGAACTTCGAGACGGCCGGGGAGATGGTTGAGATGGAGGGCACGGAGGTCGCTGAGGTCGTGGTCGACGACGACGTGGCCGTCGAGGATTCGTTGTATACAAGCGGCCGCCGTGGCGTCTGTGGGACGATTCTCGTGCATAAGGCTGCCGGCGCGAAAGCCGCTGAAGGCGCGGACCTCGACGAGGTCCAGCGTGTGGCACAGAAGGTCGTTGACAACGTCGGGACCATGGGCATGGCCCTCACCTCCTGTGTCACCCCCGAGAAGGGCGAACCAACCTTCGACCTCGGTGAGGACGAAATCGAACTCGGCATCGGCATCCACGGCGAGCCGGGGGTCGAGCGGACGGAAGCGATGTCCGCCGACGAGATTACCGAGGAACTCACCGAGGCCGTCCTCGACGACCTCGAACTGGACGCCGGCCAGGAGGTCGTCACCATCGTCAACGGCATGGGCGGGACGCCACAGATGGAACTGTTCGTCGTCAACCGTCGCCTGCAGGAACTCCTCGGTGAACGGAACATCGAGACGTGGGACGCGTGGGTCGGAGACTACATGACTTCGCTGGACATGGCAGGCTGTTCGATTACAATCTGTGCGGTCGACGAAGAGCTGAAATCGCTGCTGGACGCGCCGGCCGAGACGCCGGCGTTGACGGTCCGATGA
- a CDS encoding type II secretion system F family protein, with the protein MSLDTPGQQQVGSGGALGDTFYPAYQMVFDDEGDFVNSVENKLAEARMADNVEMFLARALAVGVIAGLALWLVGTFLGYLLVQLLFTGGEAPTLIGIPVSESVSAILDMLKLPFLVIVTGFVFGAIGFGIGFGSLVSIPYFRASAREREINVLLSDSISFMYALSVGGLNQLEILQSMGKAEDTYGEVAKEFQSIVLETEYFDTDYRTAVRNQALQTPSDELSQFLTDMLSIINSGGDMTSFLEDQKEKHMRTARQEQEKMLETLELFGEMYMTLSLFPLLLIIILVIMSMMGNAQQSLIYGTVYGLIPLTGLGFLVLVSTVTQDSIGDGYLRSSPGEKELVVDEGVGVFNLGLIESYTGTYSVFDRIKSREGTHELLAILTRPDLFFRDHPLLVLWLTVPLSILAVVAAIVIGWAPLSLDGMIAVPVRSTFFWVYVPLYINFVPLMIFYEWNQRSRKAIIGKLSENLRKLASANDTGMTLLESVKVVSETSSGKLSEEFETIHAKVNYGTSLKDALREFNNKYNVPRLARTVKLIAEAQEASSQIQDVLSTAAQASENQDDIERERKSRTRMQTVIILMTYLTLLGVMALLKTQFLDVMSGLATQASGASSSSAPGGGFGGSVDTELLSMLFFHAVTLQALLSSFIAGYIREVKLVAGVKFAVVLSTIALVVWIAVG; encoded by the coding sequence ATGAGCCTCGACACACCGGGTCAACAACAGGTCGGCAGCGGCGGTGCGCTCGGTGACACGTTCTACCCGGCGTACCAGATGGTGTTTGACGACGAGGGCGACTTCGTCAACAGCGTCGAGAACAAACTCGCAGAGGCCCGGATGGCCGACAACGTTGAGATGTTCCTCGCACGCGCGCTCGCGGTCGGTGTCATCGCCGGCTTGGCGCTGTGGCTCGTCGGCACGTTCCTCGGCTACCTGCTCGTCCAGTTGCTGTTTACCGGTGGGGAAGCGCCGACACTCATCGGGATTCCGGTGTCTGAGAGCGTCTCAGCGATCCTCGACATGCTGAAACTCCCCTTCCTCGTCATCGTGACCGGGTTCGTCTTCGGTGCCATCGGGTTCGGCATCGGGTTCGGGTCGCTGGTCTCGATACCGTACTTCCGTGCGAGCGCGCGCGAGCGCGAAATCAATGTCCTGTTGTCCGACTCGATATCGTTTATGTACGCGCTGTCCGTGGGCGGGCTCAACCAACTCGAAATTCTGCAGTCGATGGGGAAGGCCGAAGACACGTACGGCGAGGTCGCAAAAGAGTTCCAGTCTATCGTGCTGGAGACGGAATATTTTGATACCGACTACCGGACTGCCGTTCGGAACCAAGCGCTCCAGACCCCCTCGGACGAACTGTCGCAGTTCCTGACGGACATGCTCTCCATTATCAACTCTGGCGGAGACATGACCTCCTTCCTCGAAGATCAGAAGGAAAAGCACATGCGAACCGCCCGGCAGGAACAGGAGAAGATGCTCGAGACGCTGGAGCTGTTCGGCGAGATGTACATGACGCTCTCGCTGTTCCCGCTGCTTCTCATCATCATTCTGGTCATCATGTCGATGATGGGTAACGCACAGCAGTCGCTTATTTACGGGACCGTATACGGGCTCATTCCTCTGACAGGGCTTGGCTTTCTGGTCCTCGTCTCGACGGTCACGCAGGACTCCATCGGGGACGGCTACCTGCGCTCCAGTCCCGGCGAGAAGGAACTCGTCGTCGACGAGGGCGTCGGCGTGTTCAACCTCGGGCTTATCGAGAGCTACACAGGGACCTACAGCGTCTTCGACCGGATCAAGAGCCGGGAGGGAACCCACGAACTCCTCGCTATACTCACACGGCCTGATCTGTTCTTCCGTGACCATCCGCTGTTGGTGCTGTGGCTGACGGTACCGCTGTCAATTCTCGCTGTCGTCGCGGCTATCGTCATCGGCTGGGCCCCGCTATCGCTGGATGGGATGATCGCTGTCCCAGTTCGTTCGACGTTCTTCTGGGTGTATGTCCCGCTGTACATCAATTTCGTCCCGCTGATGATATTCTACGAATGGAACCAGCGCTCGCGGAAGGCGATCATCGGAAAGCTCTCGGAGAACCTCCGGAAGCTGGCGTCGGCCAACGACACTGGAATGACGCTTTTGGAGTCGGTCAAAGTGGTCTCCGAAACCTCTTCGGGAAAACTCTCCGAGGAGTTTGAGACCATCCACGCGAAGGTCAACTACGGCACGAGCCTGAAAGATGCGCTCCGGGAATTCAACAACAAGTACAACGTCCCGCGACTGGCGCGGACGGTCAAACTCATCGCTGAGGCACAGGAAGCCTCCAGCCAGATTCAGGACGTGCTTTCGACGGCCGCACAGGCCTCGGAGAATCAGGACGACATCGAACGGGAGCGCAAATCCCGGACGCGGATGCAGACGGTCATCATTCTGATGACGTACCTGACGCTGCTCGGCGTGATGGCGTTGCTGAAGACGCAGTTCCTTGACGTGATGTCAGGGCTGGCGACGCAAGCGTCCGGAGCGAGCAGTTCAAGTGCGCCCGGTGGCGGCTTCGGTGGGAGCGTCGACACGGAACTGCTGTCGATGCTGTTCTTCCACGCAGTGACGCTGCAGGCGTTGCTGTCGTCGTTTATCGCCGGCTACATTCGGGAAGTGAAGCTTGTCGCAGGCGTCAAATTCGCGGTCGTCTTGTCGACGATTGCACTGGTGGTGTGGATCGCCGTGGGATAA
- a CDS encoding thioredoxin family protein: protein MVSLDSESDVLGRGDRAPTFELPGADGETHSLSDFADKDALLVVFTCNHCPYAKAKIGELNRLASDYDDLAVVGINANDPEEYPDDSFERMQELVERGEIQYDAYLFDETQDVAAAYGARCTPDPFLFRNDDGAFKLAYHGRLDDAPNPDDEPSEREMAAHVETLLSGDQITAVEKPSRGCSIKWKPGNEPAYWDV, encoded by the coding sequence ATGGTTTCACTCGATTCGGAGTCCGACGTGCTCGGACGTGGGGACAGAGCACCGACGTTCGAACTGCCGGGTGCGGACGGAGAGACACACTCACTGTCGGATTTCGCGGACAAGGACGCACTACTGGTCGTATTTACGTGCAACCACTGTCCGTACGCGAAAGCGAAGATTGGAGAGCTAAACCGTCTCGCGTCAGACTACGACGATCTCGCTGTCGTCGGGATCAATGCCAACGACCCCGAGGAGTACCCAGACGACTCGTTCGAGCGGATGCAGGAACTCGTCGAACGCGGAGAGATACAGTACGACGCGTATCTGTTCGATGAAACACAGGATGTCGCGGCCGCGTACGGCGCTCGCTGTACCCCCGATCCGTTCTTGTTCAGAAACGACGATGGAGCGTTCAAACTGGCGTACCACGGCCGCCTCGACGACGCACCGAATCCGGACGACGAACCGAGCGAGCGAGAGATGGCCGCACACGTCGAAACGTTGCTCAGTGGCGACCAGATTACGGCAGTCGAGAAACCATCCAGAGGGTGCTCGATAAAGTGGAAGCCCGGTAACGAACCAGCCTACTGGGACGTCTGA
- a CDS encoding DUF7288 family protein, which produces MRGQAYTLEGVLAAIVVVTATVYGLSAVDTGPFQTGTQQRTAALETRASDTLSLAAETGALHNATACYSVGTPTLNGNQTGSSTAFELMLNRTFDRQGEQYNLYFSYWDSDSSARQTALVSQESGENVVERPADAAVATETVTLTDNMPARIGDCSGTGPSLSAVDGYFAPDAEPDSLVYNVVEVRLVVW; this is translated from the coding sequence ATGCGTGGTCAAGCCTACACGCTGGAAGGGGTTCTCGCGGCTATCGTCGTTGTGACGGCGACCGTCTACGGCCTGTCGGCAGTCGACACCGGCCCGTTCCAGACCGGCACTCAGCAGCGGACGGCGGCACTGGAAACGCGCGCGAGCGACACGCTGTCACTGGCGGCAGAAACTGGAGCGCTGCACAACGCGACGGCGTGTTACAGCGTCGGCACACCGACACTCAACGGCAACCAGACGGGTAGCTCCACAGCGTTTGAGCTGATGTTGAATCGGACCTTTGACCGGCAGGGAGAACAATACAACCTCTACTTCAGTTACTGGGACTCGGATTCGAGTGCACGACAGACCGCGCTCGTCTCGCAGGAATCAGGCGAGAACGTCGTTGAGAGGCCGGCTGATGCAGCCGTCGCAACCGAAACAGTGACACTGACCGACAATATGCCCGCCCGGATCGGCGACTGCAGCGGCACCGGCCCGTCCCTCTCGGCCGTCGACGGGTATTTCGCTCCCGACGCGGAGCCCGACTCTCTCGTCTACAATGTCGTGGAGGTGCGTCTGGTCGTATGGTAG
- a CDS encoding DUF7287 family protein codes for MDTRAQTPQDFAIGVSVLLVTIIGVLAFVQGSAVGVYESPDVQRNQPIADRAATHLVENYSVNGTRNHIRYNTSGGINTSLNADADDLRGLKEKAGLIVATERRVNPRVNVTIVNASSLEAGTRNPAVDSHGQRLAWGPSADGRTNIATTSRVVKLTNATGQCDPVCWLVVRVW; via the coding sequence ATGGATACAAGAGCACAAACACCGCAGGACTTCGCCATCGGGGTGAGTGTCCTGCTCGTGACGATCATCGGGGTATTGGCATTCGTACAGGGCAGTGCGGTCGGCGTGTACGAATCCCCAGACGTACAGCGTAACCAACCAATTGCAGACAGGGCGGCGACGCATCTCGTCGAGAACTATTCCGTCAACGGGACGCGGAATCACATCCGCTATAATACGAGCGGCGGAATCAATACATCTCTCAACGCGGACGCAGACGACCTCCGGGGACTCAAGGAGAAAGCCGGCCTCATCGTCGCCACGGAGCGCCGCGTGAACCCGCGCGTGAACGTAACGATTGTCAACGCATCATCACTCGAAGCAGGGACACGGAACCCGGCAGTCGATAGCCACGGCCAGCGGCTCGCCTGGGGACCGTCGGCTGACGGTCGGACGAACATTGCGACGACCTCTCGCGTGGTGAAACTGACCAACGCAACCGGCCAGTGTGATCCGGTCTGCTGGCTCGTCGTGAGGGTGTGGTAA
- a CDS encoding type II/IV secretion system ATPase subunit, with the protein MAIDDTGGGESEQVNSGGTLTDKPVRVGEYTWDDLRREVHDGGRFDRSAYLGFEPRELSQRLENAASAGKTLQAPFEEYLDPTTTPVAKDIYTWEHFKQEYYYEDGSLPRDSDGEVIPFDASEYLNFDPEHTENKLSAAEDIASELHEYVDENTVDVNPELDEDEFFSTRDGHTTVVNRYDLEKAVPQSKKSHFRELERYWVNKPYACVVIFHSRKENEKKYYVIEPYLTDIEIDLREFLSGKLKTAIKYSEDDVIVQGTDADRAQVIQREAEQLLSRYDLYDGSVSGSGEESVLGQVKELFGLDEETQSETTGQLSGISTRPEPAILEDDEPKLNEYQVEKLLYMLKRDFVGYARIDGVKHDINVEDISCDGYNSRVFVYHTDYEQIISNVEHGKGELDDFVVKLAQRSGKGISKRQPQVDATLPDGSRAQLTLGREVSDHGTNYTIRQFKDVPFTPVDLINWNTFSLDEMAFLWLCIENNKSLIFAGGTASGKTTSLNAVSLFIPSNSKIVSIEDTREVELPQRNWVASVTRPSFGEDDKGDVDEFDLLEAALRQRPDYIVMGEIRGEEGRTLFQVMSTGHTTYTTFHADSVGEVIKRFTTEPINVSKTLFTALDLVSIQTQTRVDGNKVRRNKSLTEINEYSAENDEINVRDVYEWRAETDEYIQMGNSNTLEEIKFDRGWTQDKLDEELFKRKVVLAYLIEKGLNTYTQVAATIQAFINDPDTILTLIANDQLELSLEDLREMESVKIDIDPEKEEMVPRPDAPPEMVEETKQVLDNAQPLFNTYKSRETPDIVSALMDDSEESDDEDSIDFGQFVPKAGAEADSE; encoded by the coding sequence ATGGCTATCGATGATACTGGGGGAGGTGAGTCAGAGCAGGTCAACAGTGGGGGGACCCTGACTGACAAGCCTGTACGGGTCGGCGAATACACGTGGGATGATCTCCGACGGGAGGTTCACGACGGCGGCCGGTTTGATCGGAGCGCGTATCTCGGCTTCGAGCCGAGAGAACTCAGTCAGCGACTCGAAAACGCGGCGAGTGCCGGAAAAACACTTCAGGCGCCATTCGAAGAGTATCTTGATCCAACAACGACGCCAGTCGCGAAAGATATCTACACGTGGGAGCACTTCAAACAGGAGTACTATTACGAGGACGGCAGTCTCCCCCGTGACAGTGACGGCGAAGTCATTCCGTTTGATGCAAGTGAGTATCTGAACTTCGACCCTGAACACACGGAAAACAAGCTCTCCGCCGCCGAAGACATCGCCAGTGAACTGCACGAGTACGTCGACGAAAACACCGTCGACGTGAATCCGGAACTGGATGAAGACGAGTTCTTTTCGACACGGGATGGCCACACGACTGTCGTTAACCGCTACGACCTCGAAAAAGCCGTTCCCCAGTCGAAGAAATCCCACTTCAGGGAACTGGAACGCTACTGGGTGAACAAGCCCTACGCTTGCGTCGTCATCTTCCACTCTCGGAAAGAAAACGAGAAGAAGTACTACGTCATCGAGCCGTATCTCACCGACATCGAGATCGACCTTCGGGAGTTCCTGTCGGGCAAACTCAAAACCGCGATCAAGTATTCTGAGGATGACGTGATCGTCCAGGGGACCGACGCCGACCGGGCACAGGTCATCCAGCGGGAGGCCGAACAGCTCCTTTCGCGATACGACCTCTACGACGGCTCCGTCTCCGGTAGCGGCGAAGAGAGCGTTCTCGGCCAGGTCAAGGAGCTGTTCGGGCTAGACGAGGAGACACAAAGTGAAACCACGGGGCAACTCTCCGGCATCTCGACACGTCCGGAACCGGCTATCCTCGAAGACGACGAACCGAAACTAAACGAGTATCAGGTCGAGAAGCTGCTGTACATGCTCAAGCGGGACTTCGTCGGCTACGCCCGCATTGACGGCGTCAAACACGACATCAACGTGGAGGACATCTCCTGTGACGGGTACAACTCCCGTGTGTTCGTCTATCACACCGACTACGAGCAGATCATCTCGAACGTCGAACACGGCAAGGGCGAACTCGACGACTTCGTCGTCAAGCTCGCACAGCGTTCCGGGAAGGGCATCTCGAAGCGCCAGCCACAGGTCGACGCGACGCTCCCGGACGGGTCGCGTGCGCAGTTGACGCTCGGCCGTGAGGTGTCCGACCACGGGACCAACTACACCATCCGGCAGTTCAAGGACGTCCCGTTTACCCCAGTTGACCTCATCAACTGGAACACCTTCTCTCTGGACGAGATGGCGTTCCTCTGGCTCTGTATCGAGAACAACAAGAGCCTCATCTTCGCCGGCGGTACTGCTTCGGGGAAGACGACAAGCCTGAACGCCGTCTCACTGTTCATCCCGTCGAACTCCAAGATCGTCTCCATCGAGGACACGCGTGAGGTCGAACTCCCACAGCGTAACTGGGTGGCCAGCGTCACGCGCCCCTCTTTCGGTGAGGACGACAAGGGTGATGTCGACGAGTTCGACCTGCTGGAGGCCGCGCTCCGCCAACGACCCGACTACATCGTCATGGGGGAGATCCGTGGCGAGGAAGGCCGGACGCTGTTCCAGGTCATGTCGACCGGCCACACCACGTACACGACGTTCCACGCCGACTCCGTCGGAGAGGTCATCAAGCGGTTCACGACCGAGCCGATCAACGTCTCGAAGACGCTATTTACGGCGCTCGATCTGGTGTCGATTCAGACCCAGACGCGGGTCGACGGGAACAAGGTCCGCCGGAACAAGTCCCTGACCGAAATCAACGAGTACTCCGCCGAGAACGACGAAATCAACGTCCGGGACGTCTACGAGTGGCGCGCCGAGACGGACGAGTACATCCAGATGGGGAACTCCAACACCCTCGAAGAGATCAAGTTCGACCGCGGGTGGACGCAGGACAAACTCGACGAGGAACTGTTCAAGCGCAAGGTCGTCCTCGCGTACCTCATCGAGAAGGGGCTAAACACCTACACGCAGGTCGCGGCGACAATCCAGGCGTTCATCAACGACCCCGACACCATCCTCACGCTCATCGCCAACGACCAGCTCGAACTGTCGCTCGAAGACCTCCGAGAGATGGAATCCGTCAAGATCGATATCGACCCGGAGAAAGAGGAGATGGTACCCCGGCCGGACGCGCCACCGGAGATGGTCGAAGAGACCAAGCAGGTGCTTGACAACGCCCAACCGCTGTTTAACACCTATAAGAGCCGCGAAACGCCGGATATCGTCTCGGCGCTAATGGACGATTCCGAGGAGAGCGATGACGAAGACAGCATCGACTTCGGCCAGTTCGTTCCGAAGGCCGGAGCGGAGGCAGATAGCGAATGA
- a CDS encoding Lrp/AsnC family transcriptional regulator has product MSSRREILDLLRENARYTTEDIARLTDYSESEVAELIDEFEEAGIIRGYQAVVDWNAVESDEERVRATVELNVTLDRETSYDDISDRIAKFPEVTSLRLVSGDYDFDLEVEGDSMREVSHFISDKIAPIPEITQTVTHYIMESYKEQGMEFDDHDDDDRLSVSP; this is encoded by the coding sequence ATGAGCAGTCGCCGCGAGATACTCGACCTGCTGCGGGAGAACGCTCGCTACACGACCGAGGACATCGCTCGGTTGACCGATTACTCCGAGAGCGAGGTAGCCGAACTTATCGACGAATTCGAGGAGGCAGGCATCATTCGCGGCTATCAAGCTGTCGTCGACTGGAACGCGGTCGAGAGCGACGAGGAGCGCGTCCGCGCCACCGTCGAACTCAACGTTACACTAGATCGTGAGACCAGCTACGACGACATCTCCGACCGAATCGCGAAGTTCCCGGAAGTGACGTCGCTACGCCTCGTCAGCGGTGATTACGACTTCGACCTGGAGGTCGAGGGCGACTCGATGCGTGAAGTGTCGCACTTCATCAGCGACAAAATCGCACCGATCCCCGAGATTACGCAGACGGTAACCCACTACATCATGGAGTCGTACAAAGAGCAGGGGATGGAATTCGACGACCACGACGACGATGACCGACTGTCCGTCTCACCATGA